The genomic interval TTAGGTTCTTATATTGCTGCGCGTGGTGCAAAAGAGTTTAAATGGCGTTTACCAGATATTAAAACCATTCGTAACAGTGCCATTGGTGGCGCTTTTATGGGTTTTGGTGCAGCAGTCGCTGGAGGTTGCTCTATCGGTAATGGTTTAGTTGCTACAGCAGCGCTTTCATGGCAAGGATGGTTAGGTTTAGCTTCAATGATACTAGGGACATGGTTTATCAGTTATTTCTTATTTGTAAAACCACTAAATGCCGCACGACGTCAAACGCATATTGCTAGTACTTCAGCAAATGCATCTCATTAAATCATTAAAGAAAGGTGATAAATGATGAAACACGAATTAGGCACTATCGGAATGGTATGCCCTTTCCCATTAATAGAAGCACAAAAGAAAATGGAAGGTTTAAATATTGGGGATGAATTGAAAATTGATTTCGATTGCACACAAGCTACAGAAGCTATACCTCAATGGGCAGCAGAGCAGAATTATCCGATTACTGAATTTGAGCAATTAGGTGATGCTTCTTGGACCATTACCGTTCAAAAAGCTTAATGATTAACGTACAAAAAAGCAACGCCCACCTAATCACAAGGACGTTGCTTTTTTGTTATCTAGTCATATTTAGCGCACTCTAAAATGAGCTATTTATTATGAGCACAGTTCATCAACATTTACCCTTCTGTCGTACCATAATTTTTCATAAAGAAGAGTAGCGATTGGAGTTCAATCCCTAAGTCAATTTGATGCACTTGTACTGATTGTGGCGCGTGAACACGTTTTGGTGTAAAGTTCAAGATACCTTTGATGCCTGCTTCTACTAACTGATCTGTCACTGCTTGTGCTGCTGATTCAGGTGTCGCAATAATGACAACTTCTAATTCGCCTGAAGCAATGGTTTCTTTAATGTCATCCATCGACTTAATCGTAATATCCCCTACTGTTGTACCGATAATGTCTTCTCTAATGTCAAAAGCTTCTGTAATGGTCATATCATCATGGATTGAAAAGTTATAAGAAATTAAAGCCGTACCTAAGTGACCGACACCGACAATACCAATTTTGATAATATCTGAATCACTCAATTCTGACTTAAAAAATTCTAATAAACTATCAATATTATAACCGTAACCTTTTTTACCTAATTCACCAAAATAAGAAAAATCTCGACGTATTGTGGCTGAATCTATATTTAAGCCTTCGCTAATGGCTTTCGAATTAACACGATCTTCGCCTTTCGCTTTTAAAGTATTCACAAATCTATAATACAAAGGGAGACGTTTTAAAGTCGCTCTAGGAATTTTGTTCATTGATTTTCCCATTTTGAAGTCCTCCGATATGATTTCTAATGTATGTGATAGCTTTCACAGTGTGTGTGTTTTATTATAACTTAATTTATATGATAAGGAAACATTTAGTATTTGATACATATAGGATTTGATGTACAATAAATAAGAATGAAAGGAGTATGCCCTATGATTTTAATGCAGTTAAGTCAGATTACGAAATCGTTTGATGGCGAAGAAATTTTTGAAGGCGTTAATTTTGAAGTGAAAACGGGTGAGCGCATTGGTATCGTAGGTCGAAACGGTGCGGGGAAATCCACATTGATGAAAATTATCGCAGGTGTGGAATCATATGACTCAGGCCATATCTCAAAAATCAAAGGTCTTAAACTCGGCTATTTGACACAACAAATGACTTTAAATGCTGAAAATACTGTTTTTGAAGAAATGGCAAAACCTTTTGAAAAAGTTAAAGCGATTGGCAAGCGCATGCAAGAAGAAACAGACTGGCTTGCTGCACATGCCGAAGCTTATGAAACAACAGAATATCAAACACATATCGCAAAATATGAACAATTATCCAATGAATTTGAACAACTCGGTGGCTATCATTATGACAGTAAAATTAAAACTGTGTTGAATGGCCTTGATTTTAGTGAAGCCGATTACGACCGTCCAATTAACGATTTTAGTGGTGGTCAAAAAACGCGTCTCTCTCTCGCACAAATGTTATTGAGTGAACCTGACTTGCTTTTACTCGATGAACCGACAAACCATTTAGACATGGCGACAACAGAATGGTTAGAAGATTATTTGAAATATTTTAAAGGCGCTATCGTCATTATTTCACATGACCGCTTCTTCCTCGATAAAATTGTGACGCAAATCTATGACGTCTCTCTTGGCGAAGTGAAACATTATGTCGGAAATTATACAAAGTTTATCCAGTTACGTGATCAATACTTTCAAAAGCGACTCGCGGAATATGAACGCCAACAAAGCGAAATCAAACGGCTAGAAACGTTTGTCGAGAAAAATATTACCCGTGCATCTACAAGCGGCATGGCAAAAAGTCGTCGTAAAATGTTAGAAAAAATGGCACGTATTGAAAAGCCAATGCTCGATGCGAGAAGTGCGAACATTCAATTCGATTTCGATCGCAATACGGGCAATGACGTCATGCATATACAAGACTTAGAGATTGGTTACAGCGCACCAATTACAGTACCGATTCATTTTGAAATTAATAAAGGCGACCACATTGGGATTATCGGTCCGAATGGTATTGGGAAATCGACATTAATTAAAACTTTAGCAAAACGAGTTCCCCCTCTCTCAGGTCAAATCATTGAAGGGGCTAACTTGAAAATTGGCTATTATGACCAGAAACAAGCAGAGTTCCGTTCTAATAAAACCATTTTAGATTTCGTCTGGGATCAATACCGTCATATGCTGGAAAAAGATGTGCGCGCGGTATTAGGCCGCTTTTTATTCACACAAGATGAAGTGCTAAAAGTGATTAACGACCTTTCTGGTGGCGAAAAAGCGAGACTCCAACTGGCATTATTAATGTTAGAACGCAATAATGTACTCATTTTGGACGAACCAACAAACCATCTCGACATCGATTCAAAGGAAATGTTAGAACAAGCGTTAAAAAACTTTGAAGGCACTTTAATTTTCGTATCACACGATCGTTATTTTATTAATGAACTTGCCAATCGTATTTTTGATTTAAATAAAACAGGCGGTCATCTGTATTTAGGTGACTACCAATATTACTTAGAAAAGTTAGAGCAGCAAAACGCACTTGCTGCATACGAAGAACAACGTGAAGACAATAATGCCAATGATGAATCGGCTAGTTCACAAAATACGTATCAAGACCAAAAAGCGTTGCGTCGTGAAAAACGTAAAATCGAGCGCCAAATCGAAGCGGAAGAGCAAAAAATTATGGAATTAGAAGCACGTATCGAAGAAATTGATGTCGCAATGACAGATGACGCAACGATGAATGATTATGAAAAAACACAAGCTTTAGCTGACGAACGAACAAGTATCGAACAATCTTTAGAACAAGTCATGACAAATTGGGAAGAATTACAACTAGCATTAAGTGAATTTAAAGATGAGATGAATTGAGTGTGGTAGAATTTTCTACTCCGCTCATTTTTTTATGCTCGAAATACAGACAATTCATCCACATTAAGAAACTGATAATACCAACTATCCACAAAGTTATTCGAGTTATCCACACGTTTGAGTAGTGCTTTTTCTTACTTTACGCACACTTATACTCAGTTTATCCACAAAAATCTATCTTACTTACACACAGGTTGTTCACAAATTGTGTATAAGTACGCACGTTCCCTCTTGACAGACTTCATGCTTCGTGAATTTGAAATGATGTCCCGATGGTTCAAACGCTTTCACAATACATTGATTGCCTTATCGTATTGTGTAAAAATGTATATGACCTTTAAAATATCGAAAGGATTTATATATATGACTTCGAATACTTTTTTCATTTTACTTCTAGTTGTGGCACTCGTTGGTATGACACTCATTACGGAAACTGTTCGTCGTATCCGCCACCGACGTATGTTGACACACCACTTAGAACATTTCACACGGTTTGATACAACTGAAAATCCTCATGCTGTTTATGATGCGTATTTCAAATCTCAACATACCACTAAAAATACGATGATCGACGACAAAACATGGTCAGATTTATCGATAGATCTCGTGTTTAACCGAATCAATGCGACATACACATCAATGGGTGAAAATCATTTATATAGTGCGTTACGTTTACAATCGCCACTCGTTCATTATGAATTTTTAGAGCAGCTTGCTACACACCCAAATCAGCATCGAGAAATCGTGAAAAGACTCGTTGACATCGGAAAGTCGATTTATCCCAATTATGATAAAGACGTATTTGAACTACAGTATCAGTGGCATTACACCCTATTGTTTGTATTGCCGTTCATCGGTATCATTGTCAGTTTCTTCAATTTAAGCGTCGGTCTATTATGGATTTGTTTTTCTTTTCTAATCAATATTATTGTCAGTTTTTGATTCAACTACTACGTGGAGAAAAATTTAAAACAACTTTTCATCATGGGACGGGTCGTTCGAGAAACTGAAAAACTCTCAAAAATGTCTATTACGCCTGAGTTCAACCATTCATTAAAACCGTTAAGCTTTATTTCACGGTTACGCTTTTTATTGATCAACGTTGAAACGATTCCAGGATATTTTGTGATGGTTTTTAAATATATGTTTTTAATTGATATTCATTTATACGCGACACTCGTGCGTCGTTTTATCAACCATTATGATACGGTTATAGAATGTTACCGCTATATCGGAGAATTGGATAGTTTATTAGCAGTGTATCAATATCGCTATCATCACGATACAACTGAGCCTGTTGAAGCGGATCATGTCTCATTCGAAGGTTTGACCCATCCACTTATTGATGAAGCAGTACCGAATGACTTCGATTTCAATCAAAATGTTTTGTTAACAGGATCCAACGCTTCTGGTAAGTCTACATTTATGAAAGCCGTCGCATTGAATATCATCATGGCTCAAGCAATACGTACTGTGACCGCTGACAAGTTTCAATACGTCCCTGGCATGGTGAAGACGACTATGGCAAATGCCGATGATGTAACGAGTGGCGACAGTTACTTTATGGCAGAATTGAAATCGCTCAAACGTTTGTTCCATCAAGATGCAGCAGTTCAACACTATTATTTTATTGATGAAATTTTCAAAGGAACTAATACTACTGAACGTGTCGCTGCTTCACACGCCGTACTCGATTATTTAAACCAAATGTCACATTTAAAGAATATCGCAGCGACACATGATATTGAATTAACAGAAGTCTTAGCAAATCAATATGCCAATTATCATTTTAACGAGCACGTGACCGATGGGGAAATTGTGTTTGATTATCGAATTAAAGAAGGGCCGGCAAATACGAGAAATGCGTTGGAGTTAATTCGAATCATGCAGTTTCCAACTCGTATTTATACGGATGCTCAAGCATATGTGAAGCAACTTGAAACTTAAATGTATGACTTATAATATCAATGCAACGCAAAAATAGGACTGAGAAAACATCTACCTCTCAGTCCTGTTTTTATTATATTTTGTTAGAAAGTGCAGTATGGTTCAGCAATCTCCAAGGGTCGAAAACATAATTGTAATTGAAATGTTGAAAAACCTAAAAAAGTGTTTAAAACCTACCAAACAACTTAATCTCGGTACATCTCGATGTCCATACTACTTTGTCCGTTCAATGCCATATCTCCGCGAATCCCTTTTAAATAAATTTCATGGGCTGCTGCACCAATCATCGCTGCATTATCGGTACATAACTGTGGCTCTGGAATCGCAAGCTCTATCCCTTTCTCAGCAGTTGAGACTTCTAACGCTTGACGTAAACCTCGATTACTCGCAACACCGCCAGCAACGATGAGTTGTTTCACACCATACGCTTCACATGCACGCATTGCTTTTCCTACGAGCACTTCAACAACACTGTTTTGGAAGCTTGTCGCGACATTTTCTGGAATAATCGGTTCGCCTTTTTGTTCTAATTGATGCAATTTATTAATCACTGCACTCTTTAAACCGCTAAAACTAAAGTCATAGCTATCGGGTTCTAACCACACACGCGGAAAGTCGTACGTGTCTTCTCCTTGAGCGGCAAGTCGATCAATAGCAGGGCCACCTGGATACGGTAAGCCGATTTTACGTGCGACTTTATCATACGCTTCACCGACTGCATCATCACGTGTCTCCCCTATCACTTCAAACTGTAAATGGTTTTCCATATAGACAAGCTCTGTATGACCACCTGAAACAATTAAGGCAATCAATGGAAATTTCAAGCCATTTTGAAGTTGATTGGCATAAACATGACCTGCAATATGATGCACTGGGATGAGTGGTTTATCATTCGCAAAAGCCAGTGCCTTCGCAGCATTCACACCAACAAGTAACGCACCAATCAGTCCTGGTCCTTGGGTAACCGCGACAGCATCCACATCTTCAATTGACGTATGGGCCTGTTGTAACGCTTCTTCAATCATGACCGTAATATTATCAACGTGATGACGACTCGCCACTTCTGGAACGACACCCCCAAACCGTTGATGACTTTCAATTTGGCTTAATACGCTATTACTTAAAATTGTTTGACCATTTTCAATGACACTGACACTTGTTTCGTCACAGCTTGTTTCAAGTGCAAGAATTTTTGTTAGTTCATTCATATAAATTCACCCACATGACTAATGCATCCTCTCCATCACCATAATAATTTTTTCGTTTGCCTCCAAATTGGAAACCGAGCTTTTGATATACATGTTGTGCAATGACATTATCGACACGTACTTCTAAACTCATCACTGTCGCTATTGAACCGGCAAAGTTCATCCCATATTTTAATAACATTTGCCCTAATCCATGACCTTGATAGGCTGCATCTATCGCAATGGTTGTCACTTGTGCTTGATCGACAACGACCCATAAACCTAAATAACCGATAATACGTTGGTCATATTCGAGCACGAAATAATGTGCAAAATTATTTTGTTCGAGTTCATAATAAAAGGCATCAATCGTCCATGAACTATGTTGAAAACTCGCCTGTTCTAGATCAAACACTTCAGGCACATCTTCATGCGACATACGTCTAATTTGAAGCTGATCTTTTATTTTTGTTGATTCAGCCAATTTTGCTCCGCCTCCGATAGTTTTAAATATTGCGGTGTAAAGGTATGAATATCGCGTGGTTCTCCTTTATGTGGGTACATTTGATCCGCTCGAGGGGGCGCGCTCAAACGTTTAAAAGATGCTAATTCCGTTTCAAATTGTTCCACATCTTCTCCTACAAAGATGACATTGTCGTGCGATGCCCATTGTTCAATTAACCTGTCGAGTGGCATATATCGATCTGCCATCACATTGACGAGTTCACCTTGTTGCCATTGGTAGACACCCGCATAAACATGTTGTCGTCTCGCATTAATGATTGGAATAATATACGCATCAGAATATTGAATTTGTGCCGCAATCGCTTTTAATGATGACACGCCATACAATCGAATATTCAAAGTGTAAGCTAGTGTTTTAGCTGTCGTGACTCCGATACGTAATCCTGTATATGAACCTGGCCCTTCTGCGACAATAATTTCATCTAAATCTTTCGGCTTCAATTGTGCTTGTTGTAATAACAATTCAATGAGTGGCATTAACTGAACCGAATGATTGCGTTTTATCGTTGTCGTATGCGTCATCAATACGTGACCCTCTTGCATAATCGCTACTGATAATGGCTGATTGGCACTATCAATCAGTAAACTGTACATGTTCGATGGCCTCCTTTATCTCTTCAAAATGTGAGCCACGTGCTTCAAAAGTAAGCTCTCGTTCTGTTTCATTAATCGTTTGAATGCTGATTTTTAAATAATGTGGTGGTAAATAGTCTTGGATAAATTGACTCCATTCCACAACGGTCACCGCTTCGTCCTCAAAAAACTCATCAAATCCTAAGTCTTCATCATCTTCTTCTAATCGATAACAATCCATGTGATGAAATTTCAAATAGGTGCCTCGATAAGATTTGATAATATTAAAAGTCGGTGAACTGATATGACGTTTAACACCCAACGCCTGTCCGACAAACTGACTTAAAGTTGTTTTTCCAGCACCTAGGTCTCCGTCTAATAACAATACATCTTGTGCTTTGAGATAAGTTACAAGTTGATTTGCAAATGCTTGCATCGCTGTTTTATTTTTAATTCTCATTTCGTTCGCACTCCTGACTCGATTTTCTAACCTATTGTAACAAATTTTTATCATTTTGACCTTATCAACTTACTGTAACGTTTAAAGCTCATCGCTGTTAGAAGATTCAGCTTCATAGCGCTCCTAAAATATTTTCAGAATTTTTTTGATTTACTGTTGACTTCTTTTCTAATATAAGGTAAATTAATAACATCTAATTTTTAGACAATTCTTTCTATTCGAAACATTAATGTGTGTTTTATTTTAAGTCACACATCTAATCGTCTACATTGTATACGATATGAACAGTTAACGATGTAGCAAGATTGACCCATTCACGACGGAAAAGGAGCGTATGTACAATGGAAAGACATGCAATGATGACCCATACCGTACAAAATCATAATATTGTCATTTTATTATTACGCTCAGGACTGGAGCTTTAGTAGCAATATTACTAAACGCTTAAGTCCTATTTCTAGTTGAATGGGACTTACAAGGTACGTCCCAGATTCAATTTTGGGGCGTACCTTTTTTATTTGAAAAACCGAGGAGGCATTTGAGATGAGAAGTGACATGATTAAAAAAGGAGATCACCAAGCACCGGCGAGGAGTTTGTTACATGCAACGGGTCAAATAAAATCCCCTACTGACATGGACAAACCTTTTATCGCAATTTGTAATTCTTATATTGATATCGTTCCGGGACACGTGCATTTACGCGAACTTGGCGATATCGCTAAAGAGGCCATTCGTGAAGCAGGCGGTGTGCCATTTGAATTTAATACGATTGGCGTGGATGACGGTATTGCGATGGGCCATATCGGTATGCGTTACTCATTACCGAGTCGTGAAATTATTGCAGATGCGGCTGAAACAGTCATTAACGCACACTGGTTTGATGGGGTCTTTTACATTCCGAACTGTGACAAAATTACACCGGGTATGTTGATGGCTGCAATGAGAACGAACGTCCCTGCAATATTCTGTTCTGGTGGTCCAATGAAAGCCGGTCTGTCAGCTCAAGGGAAAGCGCTCACTCTCTCATCTATGTTTGAAGCGGTTGGTGCATTTAAAGAAGGCGCGATGACTAAAGAGGAATTTTTAGATATGGAACAAAATGCATGTCCGACTTGCGGTTCTTGTTCAGGGATGTTCACAGCGAACTCGATGAACTGCTTAATGGAGGTATTAGGATTAGCCCTGCCATACAACGGGACAGCATTAGCGGTCAGTGACCAACGTCGTGAAATGATTCGTGCCGCTGCGAAACAACTCGTTGAAAATGTTAAAAACGACTTAAAACCGCGTGATATCGTAACGAAAGAAGCGATTGATGATGCATTTGCATTAGATATGGCGATGGGTGGTTCTACAAATACTGTACTTCACACGCTTGCCATCGCTAAAGAAGCAGGTATTGATTATGATTTAACGCGCATTAACGAAATTGCGAAAAAGACACCTTATTTATCTAAAATTGCGCCAAGTTCATCGTATTCTATGGATGATGTCCATCAAGCGGGCGGTGTCCCTGCCATCATTAATGAATTGATGAAAAAAGAAGGTGTATTACATCCAGATCGTATAACTGTTACTGGTAAAACTTTAAGAGAAAACAACCAAGATAAAGAAATTACGAATGATGTTGTGATTCGCCGTTTAGACAATCCATACGATCAGCAAGGAGGTCTTTCAATCCTTTACGGTAACATTGCTCCAGATGGTGCGGTGATTAAAGTCGGTGGTGTTGACCCTACGATTAAAACATTTAAAGGAAAAGCGATTTGTTTTGACAGTCATGATGAAGCGGTTGAAGCTATCGATAATCATACGGTACGTGCTGGACATGTCGTTGTCATTCGCTATGAAGGACCTAAAGGTGGACCAGGCATGCCAGAAATGTTAGCCCCTACTTCATCTATCGTCGGACGAGGTCTCGGTAAAGACGTCGCATTGATTACAGATGGTCGATTTTCAGGTGCAACAAGAGGTATTGCAGTCGGTCACATTTCACCAGAAGCCGCTGCAGGAGGTCCAATCGGCTTAATTAAAGATGGTGATGGCATTACAATTGATCTCGTGAATCGCGACCTCACTTTACATGTAGACGAGGCGGTACTCGCAGAACGTCAAGCACATCGTCAACCATTCAAAGCGAAAGTGAAAACGGGTTATCTGGCACGTTATACAGCATTAGTGACTAGCGCCAATACAGGTGGCGTAATGCAAGTTCCTGAAGACTTACTTTAATAAAAATGGAGGGGTTCCAAATGACGCAAACTCATCATACTGTGCCACAAGATCACAATGAGTCACAAGAAGCAACACTTCAACCTGATATGAACGCTTTAAAGTCTGGTGCACAATTGTTAGTCGATGCATTTTTAGAAGAAGGCGTTGAGTACATATTCGGTTATCCTGGAGGGGCAGTGCTCCCCCTTTACGACACATTTTACAACGAACAGATTAAGCATATTCTCTACCGTCACGAACAAGGTGCAACCCATGCGGCAGAAGGCTATGCTCGCGTAAGTGGTAAACCGGGTGTCGTTGTCGTAACGAGTGGTCCTGGTGCCACGAATGCGATTACAGGTATTGCAGATGCATACAGTGATTCGCTTCCACTCATCGTCATTACTGGCCAAGTTGCGACACCGGGTATTGGTAAAGATGCTTTCCAAGAAGCGGATATTTTATCAATGACGACACCGATTACGAAACATAATTATCAAGTAAACGACGTGAAAGAAATTCCACGCATTATTAAAGAAGCGTTTCATGTCGCAAACTCTGGTCGTAAAGGTCCGGTAGTTATCGATTTTCCGAAAGATATGGGGATTTTATCAACTGATTCACCCGTCGAGAGTACTGTCAATACACCTGGCTATTACGTCAATACAAAGCCTGACATTGATGAAATTCAAAAACTGAATGATTATTTAAAAACGTCAGAGCGCCCTGTCATTTTAGCTGGTGCAGGTATTCATTTTTCTAAATCAAATGCGTTATTACAGCAATTAGTCGAAAAATATCAAATTCCTGTCGTGACGACGCTTCACGGTTTAGGTGCGATTCCTTATGATGACCCCCACTTCTTAGGTATGGGCGGCATGCACGGTTCATACGCAAGTAATATGGCATTAACGGAATGTGACTTACTCATTAACTTTGGATCGCGATTTGATGACCGTTTAGCAAGTAATCCAGATGAATTTGCGCCAAATGCAACCATCGTACATGTCGATATTGATCCATCTGAAATCGACAAAATTATTAAAACTGACCTCGGTATTGTAGCAGATGTTAAAAACGTGATCGAAGCATTATTAAAATATGATACAGAAAAAATCAATCACGACGCATGGTTGACAACGGTTAAAGGCTATCAAGATGAACATCCTTTCAAATATGTCGATGATCCGCTTGAAAAGTTTTGTAAACCACAACGTGCGATTGAATACATCGGTGAAATTACACAAGGTAAAGCTTATGTGGCAACAGATGTCGGCCAACACCAAATGTGGGTAGCTCAGTTCTACCCTTTCCAAACTTATGGTCAGCTGATTACAAGTGGTGGACTCGGTACGATGGGCTTTGGTATCCCAGCGGCTATTGGTGCAAAATTTGCGAAACCAAATGAAACTGTCGTAGCATTCGTCGGTGATGGCGGTTTTCAAATGACGAACCAAGAAATGGCATTGCTGAACGAATTTAACTTGAATATTAAAATCGTGTTGATTAACAACGGTACGCTCGGAATGGTGAAGCAATGGCAAGACAAATTCTTTAACCAACGTTTTTCACATTCAGTATTTAACGAACAACCTGATTTCATAAAAATGAGTGAAGCATATGGTGTTAAAGGCTTTTTAATCGACGACCCGAAATGTTTAGAAGCGCAAATCGATGCGGCATTTTTACACAATGGTCCTGTATTAATTGAAATTCGAATTTCACCTGTAGAACCAGTATTGCCTATGGTACCAAGTGGCAAAGCAAACCATGAGATGGAGGGACTATTATGAGACGAACATTCAAATTGCGTGTTTTCGATAAAGCCGGCACACTCAACCGATTAACAAGTTTATTCGTAAGACGCCAGATCAACATTGTGAGTATTACTGCCACACCGACGTTAGATGAAGGGATTTCAGAAATTACATTTATCGCTGAAGTACCTGATGACGAAAAACAACGTACCATTATTCAACAGTTAATTAAGCAAGTCAATACGTTGACAGTAGAAGATATTACGAACATTAATACGTTTAATCGTGAATTACTACTCATTAAACTGAAAAAGCCGATACCACAACAGCAATTTGAAAAAGTACTACAACCGTATGATGCGCTAGTCTCTA from Staphylococcus sp. MI 10-1553 carries:
- a CDS encoding sulfurtransferase TusA family protein → MKHELGTIGMVCPFPLIEAQKKMEGLNIGDELKIDFDCTQATEAIPQWAAEQNYPITEFEQLGDASWTITVQKA
- the tsaD gene encoding tRNA (adenosine(37)-N6)-threonylcarbamoyltransferase complex transferase subunit TsaD, translating into MNELTKILALETSCDETSVSVIENGQTILSNSVLSQIESHQRFGGVVPEVASRHHVDNITVMIEEALQQAHTSIEDVDAVAVTQGPGLIGALLVGVNAAKALAFANDKPLIPVHHIAGHVYANQLQNGLKFPLIALIVSGGHTELVYMENHLQFEVIGETRDDAVGEAYDKVARKIGLPYPGGPAIDRLAAQGEDTYDFPRVWLEPDSYDFSFSGLKSAVINKLHQLEQKGEPIIPENVATSFQNSVVEVLVGKAMRACEAYGVKQLIVAGGVASNRGLRQALEVSTAEKGIELAIPEPQLCTDNAAMIGAAAHEIYLKGIRGDMALNGQSSMDIEMYRD
- the ilvD gene encoding dihydroxy-acid dehydratase; the encoded protein is MRSDMIKKGDHQAPARSLLHATGQIKSPTDMDKPFIAICNSYIDIVPGHVHLRELGDIAKEAIREAGGVPFEFNTIGVDDGIAMGHIGMRYSLPSREIIADAAETVINAHWFDGVFYIPNCDKITPGMLMAAMRTNVPAIFCSGGPMKAGLSAQGKALTLSSMFEAVGAFKEGAMTKEEFLDMEQNACPTCGSCSGMFTANSMNCLMEVLGLALPYNGTALAVSDQRREMIRAAAKQLVENVKNDLKPRDIVTKEAIDDAFALDMAMGGSTNTVLHTLAIAKEAGIDYDLTRINEIAKKTPYLSKIAPSSSYSMDDVHQAGGVPAIINELMKKEGVLHPDRITVTGKTLRENNQDKEITNDVVIRRLDNPYDQQGGLSILYGNIAPDGAVIKVGGVDPTIKTFKGKAICFDSHDEAVEAIDNHTVRAGHVVVIRYEGPKGGPGMPEMLAPTSSIVGRGLGKDVALITDGRFSGATRGIAVGHISPEAAAGGPIGLIKDGDGITIDLVNRDLTLHVDEAVLAERQAHRQPFKAKVKTGYLARYTALVTSANTGGVMQVPEDLL
- the rimI gene encoding ribosomal protein S18-alanine N-acetyltransferase, translating into MSHEDVPEVFDLEQASFQHSSWTIDAFYYELEQNNFAHYFVLEYDQRIIGYLGLWVVVDQAQVTTIAIDAAYQGHGLGQMLLKYGMNFAGSIATVMSLEVRVDNVIAQHVYQKLGFQFGGKRKNYYGDGEDALVMWVNLYE
- a CDS encoding ABC-F family ATP-binding cassette domain-containing protein, translated to MILMQLSQITKSFDGEEIFEGVNFEVKTGERIGIVGRNGAGKSTLMKIIAGVESYDSGHISKIKGLKLGYLTQQMTLNAENTVFEEMAKPFEKVKAIGKRMQEETDWLAAHAEAYETTEYQTHIAKYEQLSNEFEQLGGYHYDSKIKTVLNGLDFSEADYDRPINDFSGGQKTRLSLAQMLLSEPDLLLLDEPTNHLDMATTEWLEDYLKYFKGAIVIISHDRFFLDKIVTQIYDVSLGEVKHYVGNYTKFIQLRDQYFQKRLAEYERQQSEIKRLETFVEKNITRASTSGMAKSRRKMLEKMARIEKPMLDARSANIQFDFDRNTGNDVMHIQDLEIGYSAPITVPIHFEINKGDHIGIIGPNGIGKSTLIKTLAKRVPPLSGQIIEGANLKIGYYDQKQAEFRSNKTILDFVWDQYRHMLEKDVRAVLGRFLFTQDEVLKVINDLSGGEKARLQLALLMLERNNVLILDEPTNHLDIDSKEMLEQALKNFEGTLIFVSHDRYFINELANRIFDLNKTGGHLYLGDYQYYLEKLEQQNALAAYEEQREDNNANDESASSQNTYQDQKALRREKRKIERQIEAEEQKIMELEARIEEIDVAMTDDATMNDYEKTQALADERTSIEQSLEQVMTNWEELQLALSEFKDEMN
- a CDS encoding redox-sensing transcriptional repressor Rex; translation: MGKSMNKIPRATLKRLPLYYRFVNTLKAKGEDRVNSKAISEGLNIDSATIRRDFSYFGELGKKGYGYNIDSLLEFFKSELSDSDIIKIGIVGVGHLGTALISYNFSIHDDMTITEAFDIREDIIGTTVGDITIKSMDDIKETIASGELEVVIIATPESAAQAVTDQLVEAGIKGILNFTPKRVHAPQSVQVHQIDLGIELQSLLFFMKNYGTTEG
- a CDS encoding MutS-related protein, whose amino-acid sequence is MEKNLKQLFIMGRVVRETEKLSKMSITPEFNHSLKPLSFISRLRFLLINVETIPGYFVMVFKYMFLIDIHLYATLVRRFINHYDTVIECYRYIGELDSLLAVYQYRYHHDTTEPVEADHVSFEGLTHPLIDEAVPNDFDFNQNVLLTGSNASGKSTFMKAVALNIIMAQAIRTVTADKFQYVPGMVKTTMANADDVTSGDSYFMAELKSLKRLFHQDAAVQHYYFIDEIFKGTNTTERVAASHAVLDYLNQMSHLKNIAATHDIELTEVLANQYANYHFNEHVTDGEIVFDYRIKEGPANTRNALELIRIMQFPTRIYTDAQAYVKQLET
- the tsaE gene encoding tRNA (adenosine(37)-N6)-threonylcarbamoyltransferase complex ATPase subunit type 1 TsaE; the encoded protein is MRIKNKTAMQAFANQLVTYLKAQDVLLLDGDLGAGKTTLSQFVGQALGVKRHISSPTFNIIKSYRGTYLKFHHMDCYRLEEDDEDLGFDEFFEDEAVTVVEWSQFIQDYLPPHYLKISIQTINETERELTFEARGSHFEEIKEAIEHVQFTD
- the tsaB gene encoding tRNA (adenosine(37)-N6)-threonylcarbamoyltransferase complex dimerization subunit type 1 TsaB — its product is MYSLLIDSANQPLSVAIMQEGHVLMTHTTTIKRNHSVQLMPLIELLLQQAQLKPKDLDEIIVAEGPGSYTGLRIGVTTAKTLAYTLNIRLYGVSSLKAIAAQIQYSDAYIIPIINARRQHVYAGVYQWQQGELVNVMADRYMPLDRLIEQWASHDNVIFVGEDVEQFETELASFKRLSAPPRADQMYPHKGEPRDIHTFTPQYLKLSEAEQNWLNQQK